The following coding sequences are from one Longimicrobiales bacterium window:
- a CDS encoding pyridoxal phosphate-dependent aminotransferase — protein MTTPPVARRLREGQLKKSPIREIMKLADRRNIIAMGLDPDDVISFAGGWVNHEAPDGLRAEYAHVANDPQLFHELGAYSPTRGLPRFRDMILAVDQAFYGTEGLADEHLIVGSSSTQLTHTLFSTLLDPGDRVVLFDPSYANYGPQLNLGPDGVEIIWLPVFDSDDWAFMPDPEQVVENFSHVLAEHAPRLVLFSSPDNPTSQLIGDDVFFEIVNRAAAASCFVAVDFAYRAQCFQQPEPKYFSASPAEFPNLIRLHSNSKWCRGLGRRLGWIEAAPEVVNALEVVQQSTALCPDSVHQYALAAYLEKALPDGSLATYMDESRDLYRAAAVHTVECVRRHMKMPCLDAHGGLYTVADVGRNGDEFVREVLASTGVIFVPGSGFGPALDNGIRISFGPLVNDLARIEEGFERVGAFLGS, from the coding sequence ATGACCACACCGCCCGTAGCCCGACGCCTCCGCGAGGGCCAGCTCAAGAAGTCGCCGATCCGCGAGATCATGAAGCTTGCCGATCGTCGAAATATCATCGCGATGGGACTCGACCCCGACGACGTGATCTCCTTTGCCGGGGGATGGGTCAACCATGAGGCGCCCGACGGCCTAAGAGCCGAATACGCCCATGTAGCAAATGACCCACAGCTCTTCCACGAGCTGGGTGCCTACTCCCCGACCCGCGGCCTTCCGCGCTTCCGCGACATGATTCTCGCGGTCGATCAGGCGTTCTACGGGACGGAGGGCCTTGCCGACGAGCACCTCATTGTTGGCTCAAGCTCGACTCAGCTCACACATACACTGTTTTCCACACTTCTTGATCCAGGCGACCGAGTCGTTCTGTTCGACCCGTCGTATGCGAACTACGGTCCTCAGCTGAATCTCGGGCCGGACGGCGTCGAAATTATCTGGCTGCCGGTCTTCGATTCAGACGACTGGGCGTTCATGCCTGATCCCGAACAGGTCGTGGAGAATTTCTCGCACGTTCTGGCAGAGCACGCGCCGCGGCTGGTCCTCTTCTCGTCTCCTGACAACCCGACGAGCCAGCTCATCGGAGACGACGTCTTCTTCGAGATCGTGAACCGTGCGGCAGCCGCGAGTTGCTTCGTCGCGGTCGATTTCGCGTATCGGGCGCAGTGCTTCCAGCAACCCGAGCCAAAGTATTTCTCCGCGAGCCCTGCGGAGTTCCCGAACCTGATTCGGCTCCACTCGAACTCGAAGTGGTGTCGTGGACTCGGTCGCCGGCTCGGGTGGATCGAGGCGGCGCCTGAGGTGGTGAACGCCCTTGAAGTGGTGCAGCAGAGTACCGCGCTGTGTCCGGACTCGGTACACCAGTACGCGCTGGCCGCCTATCTAGAGAAGGCGCTCCCTGACGGCTCCCTCGCGACCTACATGGACGAAAGTCGGGATCTCTACCGCGCGGCAGCCGTGCACACGGTCGAATGTGTGCGGCGCCACATGAAGATGCCGTGCCTCGACGCGCACGGTGGCCTGTATACGGTCGCCGACGTGGGGCGAAACGGTGACGAGTTCGTCCGCGAAGTCCTGGCCAGCACTGGGGTCATTTTCGTACCCGGAAGCGGCTTCGGGCCGGCACTCGACAACGGCATCCGAATCTCGTTCGGCCCACTGGTGAACGACCTCGCCCGCATCGAGGAAGGGTTCGAGCGCGTAGGCGCTTTCCTCGGGAGCTAG